A region of Sulfurimonas sp. DNA encodes the following proteins:
- a CDS encoding chemotaxis protein CheB codes for MINSKKMKHSIPRKILLIGASTGGPGQIEKIIKELSILNDSAIVIAQHMTSGFMSSFSKQLQTYSENTISVAQNNEYLQVGKIYTCCGDIKLEKDNQGIFFIKKELLHMTDFNPDINKVFNSFVNISENIEIFCVILTGIGRDGVDACQALSLKGHYTLTESENSAIVDGMPSRARAEVKDIHIMDIENITKKIKEFCL; via the coding sequence ATGATTAACTCTAAAAAAATGAAACATTCTATCCCCCGTAAAATTCTCCTTATAGGTGCATCAACTGGTGGACCTGGACAAATAGAAAAAATCATAAAAGAACTTTCGATACTTAATGATAGTGCTATTGTTATTGCGCAGCATATGACTAGTGGCTTCATGAGCAGTTTTTCTAAACAGTTACAGACATATAGTGAGAATACGATATCAGTTGCACAAAATAATGAATATTTACAAGTTGGAAAGATATACACATGTTGTGGTGACATAAAATTAGAAAAAGATAATCAAGGTATATTTTTTATAAAAAAAGAACTCTTGCATATGACAGATTTTAATCCAGATATAAATAAAGTATTTAATTCTTTTGTAAATATCTCTGAGAATATTGAGATATTCTGTGTCATATTAACAGGTATTGGTCGAGATGGGGTAGATGCTTGTCAAGCACTTAGTTTAAAAGGTCATTATACATTAACAGAGAGTGAAAATAGTGCAATAGTTGATGGTATGCCAAGTAGAGCTAGAGCAGAAGTAAAAGATATTCATATTATGGATATAGAAAATATAACGAAAAAAATAAAGGAATTTTGTTTATAA
- a CDS encoding MFS transporter, with translation MAGFKDLKGQGHTPTLLMSFLYFDMSFMVWTMLGPLSTEITEALALGGHIMTAGEKATLLSLPILSGAILRIVLGFGVDKLGAKMTALISQAIVIASLLTAFFMGDNITYNALLMVALGLGFAGASFAVALPQAGQWYPPKLQGVVLGIAGAGNIGVVIDFLFAPKIAEIWGWSSVFGVGAAMSIIVIIAYAFMAKDAPSDIYTARPKKIKDYIKLLGDKDTWWFSFFYAISFGGFVGFAGYMKVYLMNTYSVDMSTFGLEMLDEENVKVIAGYFGAFCIFSGAVLRPVGGNIADKIGGVKSLYFFYGAVAILVTISALVSLPFYIAILVLFLIMANLGMANGAVFQLVPQRFGKDIGIMTGLVGCAGGLGGTALIKTLGWSKGAFDGYTAGFLIFACVVLVAIMGLSLVKTRWRTTWGFKSGGRI, from the coding sequence ATGGCAGGTTTTAAAGATTTAAAAGGACAAGGACATACTCCAACATTACTTATGTCGTTCTTGTATTTTGATATGAGTTTTATGGTTTGGACTATGCTTGGTCCACTTAGTACAGAAATAACTGAAGCATTAGCGCTTGGTGGTCACATAATGACAGCAGGCGAAAAAGCAACTCTACTTTCACTTCCTATACTCTCTGGTGCAATTTTAAGAATAGTCCTTGGATTTGGAGTTGATAAACTAGGTGCCAAAATGACAGCCTTAATCTCACAAGCTATTGTTATTGCTTCTCTACTAACAGCATTTTTTATGGGAGACAACATTACTTATAATGCCTTACTTATGGTAGCTTTAGGGCTTGGTTTTGCAGGAGCTTCGTTTGCAGTTGCACTTCCACAAGCTGGTCAATGGTATCCACCAAAACTTCAAGGTGTAGTTTTAGGAATTGCTGGAGCTGGAAATATTGGTGTAGTGATTGATTTTCTTTTTGCCCCAAAAATTGCAGAAATATGGGGTTGGTCATCTGTTTTTGGTGTAGGTGCGGCAATGTCAATTATTGTTATTATCGCTTATGCTTTTATGGCAAAAGATGCCCCTTCTGATATTTATACTGCTAGACCTAAAAAAATAAAAGATTATATAAAACTTTTAGGTGATAAAGACACATGGTGGTTTTCATTCTTTTATGCTATTAGTTTTGGTGGCTTTGTAGGTTTTGCAGGATATATGAAAGTTTACCTAATGAATACTTACAGCGTTGATATGTCTACATTTGGTTTAGAGATGCTAGATGAAGAAAATGTAAAGGTAATAGCTGGATATTTTGGTGCTTTTTGTATTTTTTCCGGTGCCGTACTTCGCCCTGTTGGTGGAAATATTGCAGATAAAATAGGTGGAGTAAAATCACTTTACTTCTTTTATGGTGCAGTTGCTATTTTAGTAACTATAAGTGCTTTAGTTTCATTACCTTTTTATATCGCGATTTTAGTGCTATTTTTAATTATGGCTAACTTAGGTATGGCAAATGGTGCAGTTTTTCAACTAGTGCCACAAAGATTTGGAAAAGATATTGGTATTATGACCGGACTTGTCGGTTGTGCTGGTGGACTTGGTGGAACAGCTCTTATAAAAACTCTTGGGTGGAGTAAAGGTGCTTTTGATGGCTATACAGCAGGATTTTTAATCTTTGCTTGTGTTGTTTTAGTTGCTATTATGGGACTAAGCTTAGTGAAAACTAGATGGAGAACAACTTGGGGGTTTAAATCTGGCGGTAGAATCTAG
- a CDS encoding FKBP-type peptidyl-prolyl cis-trans isomerase, which produces MNTKILILTISSALLLTACFDTKKEVKKPDVTSLKTQKEKAAYVIGTQLGKQLMISKDDINLDAMKLGMKDVFSGTKSRLSDDEIRKTMETFTKAKQKREVAMVDKFSNLNIKEGKAYLQANKKKDGVITLESGLQYSVIKKGTGKSPKLTDTVVTHYHGTLIDGTVFDSSYDRGETVSFPVNAVIKGWTEALQKMKVGSKWHLVIPAELAYGKRGAPPSIGPDATLVFDVELLEIK; this is translated from the coding sequence ATGAATACAAAAATTCTAATACTTACGATATCTTCAGCACTACTTTTAACTGCTTGTTTTGACACAAAAAAAGAAGTTAAAAAACCAGATGTTACATCACTAAAAACTCAAAAAGAAAAAGCAGCTTATGTTATTGGTACTCAGCTTGGAAAACAACTGATGATTTCTAAAGATGATATAAACCTAGATGCTATGAAACTTGGTATGAAAGATGTTTTTTCAGGAACAAAATCTAGGCTTAGTGACGACGAAATTCGTAAAACAATGGAAACATTTACCAAAGCAAAACAAAAAAGAGAAGTTGCAATGGTAGATAAATTTTCAAACCTTAACATAAAAGAAGGAAAAGCATATCTTCAAGCTAACAAGAAAAAAGATGGTGTAATAACTCTTGAAAGTGGACTTCAATACAGCGTAATCAAAAAAGGAACAGGAAAATCTCCAAAACTAACAGATACGGTAGTAACTCACTATCATGGAACTTTAATTGATGGAACTGTTTTTGATAGCTCTTATGATAGAGGTGAAACTGTAAGTTTCCCTGTAAATGCTGTTATAAAAGGTTGGACAGAAGCTTTACAAAAAATGAAAGTTGGAAGTAAATGGCATCTAGTTATTCCAGCAGAACTAGCTTATGGAAAAAGAGGGGCACCCCCTAGCATAGGTCCAGATGCTACACTTGTTTTTGATGTTGAACTATTAGAAATTAAGTAA
- a CDS encoding class I SAM-dependent rRNA methyltransferase, with amino-acid sequence MSQNIDLIVKSEFIQSYKDGYPLLSKESISNLDTLKEQGQIFNLVDAKKKFIAQAYYGIQNKGYGWILSLKKDEKIDSSFFEKKFIDAIKYREDFFSDKSTTAFRVFNAEGDGVGGLSIDYFDGYYLLTWYSEGIYVFKQEILKALKEVVKYKGIYQKKRFDTKGKYLDDSDDFVCGAKASTPLIVKENDVNFAIHLDDGAMVGVFLDQREVRKTLRDKYAKGKTTLNTFSYTGAFSVFASLGGASKTTSVDLAKRSLPKTTEQFSINNIDASAQDIIVEDVFNYFKYAVRKKLSFDLVVLDPPSFARSKKHTFSASKDYVKLLKEAIQITSKNGIIVASTNSANFSMMTFRDFISRAFKELRGRFQVQESFSLAQDFRVNPKFKEGNYLKVVFIKKLT; translated from the coding sequence ATGAGTCAAAACATAGATTTAATCGTAAAATCAGAATTTATACAAAGTTACAAAGATGGATATCCACTTTTATCTAAAGAGTCTATCTCAAACCTAGATACATTAAAAGAACAAGGTCAAATATTTAACTTAGTAGATGCTAAGAAAAAGTTTATTGCGCAAGCTTATTATGGCATTCAAAATAAAGGATACGGTTGGATTTTATCTTTAAAAAAAGATGAAAAAATAGATAGTTCTTTTTTTGAAAAAAAATTTATAGATGCTATAAAATATAGAGAAGATTTTTTCTCCGATAAATCAACAACAGCTTTTAGAGTTTTTAATGCTGAAGGAGATGGCGTTGGTGGCTTAAGTATTGATTATTTTGATGGATATTATCTGCTTACTTGGTATTCTGAGGGCATCTATGTATTTAAACAAGAGATATTAAAAGCACTTAAAGAAGTAGTGAAATATAAGGGCATCTATCAAAAAAAGAGGTTTGACACTAAGGGAAAATATCTTGATGATTCAGATGATTTTGTTTGTGGGGCAAAAGCATCTACTCCTTTAATAGTTAAAGAAAATGATGTTAATTTTGCAATTCATTTAGATGATGGTGCAATGGTTGGTGTTTTTTTAGACCAAAGAGAAGTTAGAAAAACCCTGCGAGATAAATATGCAAAAGGAAAAACAACTCTAAATACATTCTCATATACGGGAGCTTTTTCAGTATTTGCATCTCTTGGAGGAGCAAGCAAAACAACAAGTGTTGACTTAGCAAAAAGAAGTTTGCCTAAAACTACAGAGCAATTTAGCATAAACAACATAGACGCATCTGCACAAGATATTATTGTAGAAGATGTGTTTAATTATTTTAAATATGCTGTACGAAAAAAGTTATCTTTTGATTTAGTTGTGCTTGACCCACCAAGTTTTGCAAGAAGTAAAAAACATACATTTTCTGCTTCAAAAGATTATGTAAAACTTTTAAAAGAAGCTATACAAATAACTTCTAAAAATGGGATTATAGTAGCATCTACTAATTCTGCAAATTTTTCGATGATGACTTTTAGAGATTTTATTTCAAGAGCGTTTAAAGAGTTAAGAGGAAGATTTCAAGTGCAAGAGAGTTTTTCTCTTGCACAAGACTTTAGAGTAAATCCAAAGTTTAAAGAGGGCAACTATTTAAAAGTTGTTTTTATAAAAAAACTTACTTAA
- a CDS encoding protein kinase domain-containing protein — protein sequence MPSSNIKTSGFSLAKRRELKGDDFYDTKTIGDLTIAIVCDGVGSASEGAVAASRVTSYLMNNFKIRPKTWSIEKSIKTFIHSINSILYQESMLNYERPELVTTLCIIVIQGNKLYGANVGDSRVYLHRNKKLNQLSYDHAMEEKGYENVLTQAIGIDKEVEPYYFENIIQTDDSLLLCSDGLYNVLTQETLEVGILNGASFLVKKASKLVKDNLPDDTTAVVVKILKANDFQLLKQQNMPIPKSLKKGQIVDEYKLEKSLIENGRTWLCSKKTKQYVIKFAPIEAIDDEIALDIFVKEAWNAKRLKAEFFPKAVIPKNRTYRYYVMQLFKGEDLDNYLSIKKITIDDTIALATTLLKMSQFLLNYDLIHGDIKPPNIMISKDENESLEFRIIDFGSITEIFSHATKAGTPSFLSPQRFEDEAINESSEIFSIGVTIYLALTSKYPYGEIEPFQSPTFKEAKKPSLYNSNIPNWLDSVILRSIALDKDRRYEHYSEMEYELKNPTKVKPFFAKNATLMERSPLAFYKAGFIIMTLLNIILLIWMDS from the coding sequence ATGCCATCTTCAAATATTAAAACATCTGGTTTTTCACTTGCAAAAAGAAGAGAACTAAAAGGTGATGACTTTTACGATACAAAGACCATAGGTGATTTAACCATAGCAATAGTCTGTGATGGAGTTGGAAGTGCTAGTGAAGGTGCAGTTGCGGCTTCAAGGGTTACAAGCTATCTTATGAATAATTTTAAAATTCGTCCTAAAACATGGAGCATAGAGAAATCAATAAAAACTTTTATTCACTCTATAAATTCTATTCTTTACCAAGAGTCTATGCTAAATTATGAGCGACCTGAATTAGTTACAACCCTATGTATCATAGTTATTCAAGGTAATAAACTTTATGGTGCAAATGTTGGGGATTCAAGAGTATATTTACATAGAAATAAAAAACTAAATCAACTATCCTATGACCACGCAATGGAGGAAAAAGGTTATGAAAATGTACTTACTCAAGCAATTGGTATAGATAAAGAAGTTGAACCCTACTATTTTGAAAATATTATTCAAACTGATGATAGTCTTTTACTTTGTAGTGATGGACTTTATAATGTTTTAACTCAAGAAACACTTGAGGTTGGTATCTTAAATGGGGCTTCTTTTTTAGTAAAAAAAGCTTCTAAATTAGTTAAAGACAACCTTCCTGATGATACCACAGCAGTAGTGGTTAAAATTCTTAAAGCCAACGATTTCCAACTCTTAAAACAACAAAACATGCCAATCCCAAAAAGTTTAAAAAAAGGACAGATAGTTGATGAGTACAAGCTAGAAAAATCTCTTATTGAAAATGGAAGAACTTGGCTTTGTAGTAAAAAAACAAAACAATATGTTATAAAATTTGCTCCTATTGAAGCTATCGATGATGAAATTGCATTAGATATTTTCGTTAAAGAGGCTTGGAATGCAAAAAGATTAAAAGCAGAATTTTTTCCAAAAGCAGTTATTCCAAAAAATAGAACTTATCGCTACTATGTAATGCAACTTTTTAAAGGTGAAGATTTAGACAACTATTTATCTATTAAAAAAATAACTATTGATGATACTATTGCTTTAGCAACTACACTTTTAAAAATGTCACAGTTTTTATTGAACTATGACTTAATTCACGGAGATATAAAGCCTCCAAATATAATGATTTCAAAAGACGAAAATGAAAGTCTAGAATTTAGAATTATTGATTTTGGAAGTATTACGGAGATATTTTCACATGCGACTAAAGCAGGAACACCTAGTTTTCTTTCTCCTCAAAGGTTTGAAGACGAAGCCATAAATGAATCAAGTGAGATTTTTTCCATAGGTGTTACAATATACCTCGCTTTAACTAGTAAATATCCATATGGAGAAATAGAACCTTTTCAATCACCTACATTTAAAGAAGCTAAAAAACCAAGCTTGTATAATAGCAACATACCAAACTGGTTAGACAGTGTAATTTTACGCTCAATAGCACTAGATAAAGACAGAAGGTATGAACATTATTCTGAAATGGAGTATGAGTTAAAAAACCCAACAAAAGTAAAACCTTTCTTTGCTAAAAATGCCACACTAATGGAACGCTCACCATTGGCTTTTTATAAGGCTGGTTTCATTATAATGACACTCTTAAATATTATCTTACTTATATGGATGGACTCATAA
- a CDS encoding trypsin-like peptidase domain-containing protein, with protein MNTQDILDKYVDNIIQIMTPYGTGTGFIIDDLIITNSHVVSGLKEVVISSKLIKRTIAQVIYDDADYDLAFIHIDFKASSNPLKLSLSPVKDGDTTIAIGHPYGLNYTATEGIVSKASRLQDDLEYIQIDAAINPGNSGGPLLNVEGEVTGVNTFIVQNANNLGFALPYFYVDETIQNFKNIKEINIIKCPSCKNFIKEKEIKNDYCFECGTKLLVAKQRRKGYKPSGATKLLEEILSDLDVNVTLSRRSQASWRVQSGSARVEINYYENGIIIGDSKLCQIPKDKINEIYDYLLSQNKKLSYLQFSINENTIYLSYLIVDSSLTLQEGKIAFKRLLDLSDEYDDILINKYNAIKLKRDEEDE; from the coding sequence ATGAATACTCAAGATATACTAGATAAATATGTAGATAATATCATTCAAATTATGACTCCATACGGAACAGGCACAGGTTTTATAATAGATGACTTGATTATTACAAATTCTCATGTTGTGAGTGGATTAAAAGAAGTTGTAATCAGCTCAAAACTAATCAAAAGAACAATAGCTCAAGTTATATATGATGATGCGGATTATGATTTAGCTTTTATCCATATTGATTTTAAAGCATCTAGTAATCCTTTAAAACTATCTTTATCACCTGTAAAAGATGGTGATACAACTATTGCTATTGGCCATCCTTATGGGCTAAACTATACAGCTACAGAGGGGATAGTTTCAAAAGCATCTAGGCTTCAAGATGATTTAGAATATATTCAAATTGATGCAGCTATAAATCCAGGTAATAGTGGTGGACCTCTTTTAAATGTTGAAGGTGAAGTCACAGGGGTAAATACTTTTATTGTTCAAAATGCTAACAATTTAGGTTTTGCTCTTCCCTACTTTTATGTTGATGAAACAATACAAAATTTCAAAAATATTAAAGAAATAAATATTATAAAATGTCCCTCATGTAAAAATTTCATAAAAGAAAAAGAGATAAAAAATGATTACTGCTTTGAATGTGGCACAAAACTTCTAGTTGCAAAACAAAGAAGAAAAGGGTATAAACCTTCTGGAGCTACTAAACTTTTAGAAGAAATTCTATCAGATTTAGATGTTAATGTTACTCTTTCAAGACGCTCGCAAGCATCTTGGAGAGTACAAAGCGGTAGTGCGAGGGTAGAGATAAACTATTATGAGAATGGTATAATTATTGGAGACTCTAAACTGTGCCAAATTCCTAAAGATAAGATAAATGAGATCTATGATTATCTTTTAAGTCAAAATAAAAAATTATCATATTTACAGTTTTCAATAAATGAAAATACTATCTATCTTTCATACCTTATAGTAGATTCATCATTAACACTACAAGAAGGAAAAATTGCCTTTAAACGCTTGCTAGATTTATCTGATGAGTATGATGATATTCTGATAAACAAATATAACGCCATAAAATTAAAACGAGATGAGGAAGACGAATGA
- a CDS encoding M3 family metallopeptidase, which produces MSSKFLKFNVELDSFITDLEKKIKTNNESIETFLKQEHNTYASFVKPIQMLEEKLEHFFTPLSHLNSVNNSDETQKIYADSLPIITEYSTNISQNIDIYNAYNKIQQNEKETLNFEQKKVLELNILNFELSGAHLDAKVKQRLGEINIKLSELSNNFSQNLLDATNDYEYIIEDEADIEGIPQSDIQSAKYEEDSKTKYKFTLQMPSYIAYMTYGRNAKIRESLYKAYVTRAPQNAKIIDELLALKNEMSKILGFDNYAQYSIKSKMATDEKSVVNFLQTLITKSIDQAKNELQEVEKMSGKTLQSFDSAYYSELLKKEKYEIDEELYRPYFEQNRVVTGMFDFLNKLFSIEFKKVEEKLWDEKASSYDLYLDGKLKARLYLDLEARKTKRGGAWMHNWQSHCLDEEGKKQLASSFIVCNFPPSTSETPSLLRHDDVVTLFHEMGHAIHHMLSSVNENEVSGVNGVEWDAVEFPSQFLENFAYEPSVLKLFASHHESGEIISDEMIQKLVKSKNFLSASGMLRQLEFSIFDFKLHSKIYKGDEVQALLDNIREETALIKTPSYNKFQNGFAHIFAGGYAAGYYSYKWAEVLSADAFFSVVDEGIFDSKTAKKYLNVVLNGGGAKSMQSYFEELMGREPDPQNLLRLNGIN; this is translated from the coding sequence ATGAGTAGTAAATTTTTAAAATTTAATGTAGAACTAGATAGCTTTATAACAGATTTAGAAAAAAAAATTAAAACGAACAATGAGAGCATAGAAACATTTTTAAAACAAGAGCATAACACATATGCTTCTTTTGTAAAACCGATACAGATGCTAGAAGAAAAACTTGAACATTTTTTTACACCTTTATCGCATCTAAACTCTGTAAACAACTCAGATGAAACACAAAAAATTTATGCTGATTCTTTACCAATAATTACAGAATATTCTACAAATATATCTCAAAATATAGATATTTACAACGCTTATAACAAGATTCAACAAAATGAAAAAGAAACTTTAAACTTCGAGCAAAAAAAAGTTTTAGAGTTAAATATACTAAATTTCGAGTTAAGTGGTGCACACCTAGATGCAAAAGTAAAACAAAGACTTGGGGAGATAAATATAAAACTAAGTGAGCTCTCAAATAACTTCTCACAAAACCTTCTGGATGCTACTAATGATTATGAGTACATCATAGAAGATGAAGCTGATATAGAAGGAATTCCACAAAGCGATATTCAGAGTGCAAAATATGAGGAAGATTCTAAAACAAAATATAAGTTTACTCTTCAGATGCCATCATACATTGCCTATATGACTTACGGTAGAAATGCAAAAATAAGAGAATCTTTATACAAGGCTTATGTAACAAGAGCACCACAAAATGCAAAAATCATAGATGAATTACTAGCTCTAAAAAATGAAATGAGCAAAATATTAGGCTTTGATAATTATGCACAATACTCTATAAAAAGTAAAATGGCAACAGACGAAAAAAGCGTAGTAAACTTTCTGCAAACTTTAATAACAAAATCAATAGATCAAGCAAAAAATGAACTTCAAGAAGTTGAGAAAATGTCAGGCAAAACACTACAAAGTTTTGACAGTGCTTACTATAGCGAACTTCTTAAAAAAGAAAAATATGAAATAGATGAAGAGTTATATCGCCCATACTTTGAGCAAAACAGAGTTGTAACTGGAATGTTTGACTTTTTAAACAAACTATTTTCAATTGAATTTAAAAAAGTAGAAGAAAAACTTTGGGATGAAAAGGCTAGTTCTTATGACCTTTATCTTGATGGCAAATTAAAAGCAAGACTCTATCTTGATTTAGAAGCTAGAAAAACAAAAAGAGGTGGAGCGTGGATGCATAACTGGCAATCACATTGCTTAGATGAAGAAGGCAAAAAACAACTAGCATCTTCATTTATAGTTTGTAACTTTCCTCCATCTACTTCAGAGACTCCTTCTTTACTTCGACATGATGATGTTGTAACTCTTTTTCATGAGATGGGACATGCGATTCATCATATGTTAAGTAGTGTCAATGAGAATGAAGTTAGTGGGGTAAATGGAGTTGAATGGGATGCAGTTGAGTTCCCATCACAATTTTTGGAAAATTTTGCTTATGAACCAAGTGTTTTAAAACTTTTTGCTTCTCATCATGAAAGTGGTGAAATTATTTCAGATGAGATGATTCAAAAGCTTGTTAAAAGTAAAAACTTCTTATCGGCATCTGGAATGCTTAGACAATTAGAATTTTCTATTTTTGATTTTAAACTACACTCTAAAATATATAAAGGTGATGAAGTTCAAGCACTCTTAGATAACATAAGAGAAGAAACCGCTCTTATAAAAACACCAAGTTATAATAAGTTTCAAAATGGTTTTGCTCATATTTTTGCTGGTGGATATGCTGCTGGATATTATAGTTACAAATGGGCAGAGGTCTTAAGTGCAGATGCTTTTTTTAGTGTAGTTGATGAAGGAATATTTGATTCTAAAACTGCTAAAAAGTACCTTAATGTGGTACTTAATGGTGGTGGAGCAAAGAGTATGCAAAGCTATTTTGAAGAACTTATGGGACGAGAACCTGATCCGCAAAACTTATTAAGATTAAATGGCATTAATTAG
- a CDS encoding endonuclease/exonuclease/phosphatase family protein, with protein sequence MFKVATYNVENLFDLNKKGYKHKEYKAFTPSLWNKKNYKIKLQNIAKVIKDIDADIITLQEVHSLDALKDLRLELKKNGLYYQYYKITDNKPTAIHVAFLSKFPFVYTKELKVTSSYKYRNILEAKLNIDGQNLYLFANHWKAKSGPESMRITSAKVLRNRVAQVGYEKNIILLGDFNSDYEEYIKFIRKRRHNDTNGKTGINHVLRTIKQGHNSFYNLWYDAKEKDRYSYIYRGKKEALDNILISQSLLIKDGISYITSSIKNLDKKYLFKKKQIFRWQVSRARVPKHKGKGYSDHLPVMAKFKINSN encoded by the coding sequence ATGTTCAAAGTTGCTACTTACAATGTTGAAAACCTTTTTGACTTAAATAAAAAAGGTTATAAACACAAAGAGTATAAAGCATTTACTCCATCTCTTTGGAACAAGAAAAACTATAAAATTAAACTGCAAAATATTGCAAAAGTCATCAAAGATATAGATGCTGACATCATAACACTTCAAGAAGTTCATTCACTAGATGCTTTAAAAGATTTGCGTTTAGAGCTTAAAAAAAATGGTTTATATTACCAATATTATAAAATTACAGATAATAAACCTACTGCTATTCATGTAGCATTTTTAAGTAAATTTCCTTTTGTTTATACAAAAGAATTAAAAGTCACTTCATCTTATAAATACAGAAATATCTTAGAAGCTAAACTAAATATAGATGGACAAAACTTATACCTATTTGCAAATCATTGGAAAGCTAAATCGGGACCTGAGAGTATGAGAATAACATCTGCTAAGGTTTTAAGAAATAGAGTTGCCCAAGTTGGATATGAAAAAAATATAATCTTACTAGGTGACTTTAACTCTGACTATGAAGAGTACATAAAATTTATACGCAAAAGAAGACACAACGATACAAATGGAAAAACAGGTATAAATCATGTGCTAAGAACCATAAAACAAGGTCATAATAGTTTTTATAACCTTTGGTACGATGCGAAAGAAAAAGATAGATACTCTTATATTTACAGAGGTAAAAAAGAGGCGCTTGATAATATTTTAATCTCACAATCACTTCTTATAAAAGATGGCATCTCTTACATAACAAGCTCTATAAAAAACCTAGATAAAAAATACCTATTTAAAAAGAAACAGATTTTCAGATGGCAAGTATCTCGTGCTAGAGTTCCTAAACATAAAGGTAAAGGTTACTCCGACCACTTACCAGTTATGGCAAAATTTAAGATAAACTCCAATTAA
- a CDS encoding uracil-DNA glycosylase, giving the protein MLSKSWSNLLQAQMQEDYFKKLESFVDKEYKEKTIFPKREDIYRAFNLIEVPKVKVVIIGQDPYHGENQANGLAFSVGDKCKIPPSLKNIFKELVEDMGCKYPITGNLTSWAKEGVLLINTVLTVQSAKANSHKAKGWEIFTDFIIKELSLKSENIVFILWGNSSIKKASFIDESKHLVLKSPHPSPLSSYRGFFGSKPFSKTNEYLKQHSKKEINWSLS; this is encoded by the coding sequence ATGTTAAGTAAATCATGGTCAAACTTACTACAAGCACAGATGCAAGAAGATTATTTTAAAAAACTTGAATCATTTGTTGACAAAGAATATAAAGAAAAAACAATTTTTCCAAAACGAGAAGATATATATAGAGCATTTAATTTAATAGAAGTTCCAAAAGTAAAAGTTGTTATAATCGGGCAAGACCCTTATCATGGTGAAAATCAAGCAAATGGTTTGGCTTTTTCTGTTGGAGATAAATGTAAAATACCACCTTCACTAAAAAATATATTTAAAGAGTTAGTAGAAGATATGGGATGCAAATATCCAATAACAGGAAACCTAACATCATGGGCTAAAGAAGGAGTTTTACTAATTAACACTGTCTTAACAGTACAAAGCGCAAAAGCAAATTCTCACAAAGCAAAAGGTTGGGAAATTTTTACAGATTTTATAATCAAAGAATTATCTTTAAAGTCTGAAAATATTGTTTTTATCTTGTGGGGTAACTCCTCTATCAAAAAAGCTTCTTTTATAGATGAGAGTAAGCATCTAGTATTAAAATCACCACATCCATCACCATTATCTTCATATAGAGGATTCTTTGGTTCAAAGCCATTTTCTAAAACAAACGAATATTTAAAGCAACATTCTAAAAAAGAGATTAATTGGAGTTTATCTTAA